Proteins from a genomic interval of Burkholderia cepacia GG4:
- a CDS encoding sugar ABC transporter ATP-binding protein: MEPTFQPSRSAVPVLSVSGIGKTYAEPVLADVSLTLAPGEALALTGENGAGKSTLSKIIGGLVDPTTGTMQLGGRSYAPASRTQAEALGVRMVMQELNLLPTLTVAENLFLNRLPRRFGIIDRARLRDDARAAMAQVGLDAVDPETPVGALGIGHQQMVEIARNLIGDCRVLILDEPTAMLTAREVELLFEQIDRLKARGVAIVYISHRLEELARVAERVAVLRDGRLVHVGDMAAITSDGLVTLMVGREIGEHIDLGARRIGAPRLVVSGMTRGTAVQDVSLEVRSGEIFGISGLIGAGRTELLRLIYGADTPDAGMIAVGDPLKPAHIGSPVDAVKHGIALITEDRKGEGLLLSQSVTSNVSLGQLDRLARGGIVDTARETALAEQQIDALRIRTHGAAQAVGELSGGNQQKVVIGRWLARDMGVLLFDEPTRGIDVGAKFEIYTLMGALAREGRALVVVSSDLRELMLICDRIGVMSAGRMTAVFERGNWTQDALLAAAFAGFGREALPDGARHPDAGAAPRAASGTSTTGRQQ, encoded by the coding sequence ATGGAACCGACCTTCCAACCCTCCCGTTCAGCCGTCCCCGTGCTGTCCGTCTCGGGCATCGGCAAGACTTACGCCGAACCCGTGCTCGCCGACGTCTCGCTGACGCTCGCGCCGGGTGAAGCGCTCGCGCTGACGGGCGAGAACGGCGCCGGCAAGAGCACGCTGTCGAAGATCATTGGCGGGCTCGTCGATCCGACGACCGGCACGATGCAACTCGGCGGCCGGTCCTATGCGCCGGCGAGCCGCACGCAGGCCGAGGCGCTCGGCGTGCGCATGGTGATGCAGGAGCTGAACCTGCTGCCGACGCTGACGGTCGCCGAAAACCTGTTCCTGAACCGGCTGCCGCGGCGCTTTGGCATCATCGATCGCGCGCGGTTGCGCGACGACGCGCGGGCCGCGATGGCGCAGGTCGGACTCGACGCGGTCGATCCCGAGACGCCGGTCGGCGCGCTCGGCATCGGCCACCAGCAGATGGTCGAGATCGCACGCAACCTGATCGGCGACTGCCGCGTGCTGATCCTCGACGAGCCGACCGCGATGCTGACCGCGCGCGAGGTCGAGCTGCTGTTCGAGCAGATCGACCGGCTGAAGGCGCGCGGCGTGGCGATCGTCTATATCTCGCACCGGCTCGAGGAGCTCGCGCGCGTGGCCGAGCGCGTCGCGGTGCTGCGCGACGGCCGGCTCGTGCACGTGGGCGACATGGCTGCGATCACGTCCGACGGGCTCGTCACGCTGATGGTCGGGCGAGAGATCGGCGAGCATATCGATCTCGGTGCGCGCCGGATCGGCGCACCGCGGCTCGTCGTGTCGGGCATGACGCGCGGCACGGCCGTGCAGGACGTGTCGCTCGAAGTGCGCTCGGGCGAGATCTTCGGCATCTCGGGGCTGATCGGCGCGGGGCGCACCGAATTGCTGCGGCTGATCTACGGCGCGGATACCCCGGACGCCGGGATGATCGCGGTTGGCGATCCGCTGAAGCCCGCGCACATCGGCTCGCCCGTCGACGCGGTGAAGCACGGCATCGCGCTGATCACCGAGGACCGCAAGGGCGAAGGACTGCTGCTATCGCAGTCGGTCACGTCCAACGTGTCGCTCGGCCAGCTCGACCGGCTGGCGCGGGGCGGCATCGTCGATACGGCGCGGGAGACGGCGCTGGCCGAGCAGCAGATCGACGCGCTGCGAATCCGCACGCACGGCGCCGCGCAGGCGGTCGGCGAACTGTCGGGCGGCAACCAGCAGAAGGTCGTGATCGGCCGCTGGCTCGCGCGAGACATGGGCGTACTGTTGTTCGACGAGCCGACGCGCGGGATCGACGTCGGCGCCAAGTTCGAGATCTACACGCTGATGGGCGCGCTCGCGCGCGAGGGCCGTGCGCTCGTGGTCGTATCGAGCGACCTGCGCGAGCTGATGCTGATCTGCGACCGGATCGGCGTGATGTCGGCCGGCCGCATGACCGCCGTGTTCGAACGCGGCAACTGGACCCAGGATGCGCTGCTGGCCGCGGCGTTCGCCGGCTTCGGCCGCGAAGCGCTGCCGGACGGCGCGCGGCATCCGGATGCGGGAGCGGCGCCGCGCGCGGCTTCCGGCACTTCGACGACAGGACGACAGCAATGA
- a CDS encoding sugar ABC transporter substrate-binding protein, producing the protein MNVRFRRRFLTAALAAVAVAAAPAVHAQPAGKPKVALVMKSLANEFFLTMETGAKEYQKHNAGQFDLITNGIKDETDTANQIRIVEQMIVSKVDAIVLAPADSKALVPVVKKAVDAGITVVNIDNRLDPDVLKSKNLNVPFVGPDNRKGARKIGDYLAKRLKAGDQVGIIEGVSTTTNAQQRTAGFQDAMKAGGMKVVSVQSGEWEIDKGNAVASAMLNEYPNLRALLCGNDNMAIGAVSAVRAAGKQGKVFVVGYDNINAIKPMLKDGRVLATADQYAAKQAVFGIDTALKAIAEHRKQADMSGVVETPVDLVTK; encoded by the coding sequence ATGAATGTCCGCTTTCGCCGTCGCTTCCTGACCGCCGCGCTTGCCGCCGTCGCGGTCGCCGCCGCCCCGGCCGTCCATGCGCAACCGGCCGGCAAGCCGAAGGTCGCGCTCGTGATGAAGTCGCTCGCCAACGAGTTCTTCCTGACGATGGAAACCGGCGCGAAGGAATACCAGAAGCACAACGCCGGCCAGTTCGACCTGATCACGAACGGCATCAAGGACGAGACCGACACCGCGAACCAGATCCGCATCGTTGAGCAGATGATCGTGTCGAAGGTCGATGCGATCGTGCTCGCGCCGGCCGATTCGAAGGCGCTCGTGCCGGTGGTGAAGAAGGCGGTCGACGCAGGCATCACGGTCGTGAACATCGACAACCGGCTCGACCCGGACGTGCTGAAGTCGAAGAACCTGAACGTGCCGTTCGTCGGCCCCGACAACCGCAAGGGCGCGCGCAAGATCGGCGACTACCTCGCGAAGCGGCTGAAGGCGGGCGACCAGGTCGGCATCATCGAAGGCGTGTCGACGACGACCAATGCGCAGCAGCGCACGGCCGGCTTCCAGGACGCGATGAAGGCGGGCGGGATGAAGGTCGTGTCGGTGCAGTCGGGCGAATGGGAGATCGACAAGGGCAATGCGGTCGCGTCCGCGATGCTCAACGAATACCCGAACCTGCGGGCGCTGCTGTGCGGCAACGACAACATGGCGATCGGCGCCGTGTCGGCCGTGCGTGCGGCGGGCAAGCAGGGCAAGGTGTTCGTGGTCGGCTACGACAACATCAATGCGATCAAGCCGATGCTGAAGGACGGCCGCGTGCTCGCGACCGCCGATCAATACGCGGCGAAGCAGGCGGTGTTCGGCATCGATACGGCGCTCAAGGCGATCGCCGAGCATCGTAAGCAGGCCGACATGTCCGGCGTGGTCGAGACGCCGGTGGATCTCGTCACGAAGTAA
- a CDS encoding CysB family HTH-type transcriptional regulator, with translation MNFQQLRFVREAVRQNMNLTEVANVLYTSQSGVSKQIKDLEDELGVDIFIRRGKRLTGLTEPGKAVHQLIERMLLDAENLRRVARQFADQDSGHLVVATTHTQARYALPKVIRQFTDVFPKVHLALRQGSPQQIAQMILNGEADLGISTEALDRYPDIVTFPCYSWHHTVVVPKGHPLVGRENLTLEEIAEYPIITYDQDFTGRSHIDQAFTQAGAVPDVVLTAIDADVIKTYVELGMGIGVVAAMAFDPLRDTGLVALDTQHLFEASTTRVGLRKGAFLRAYAYRLIEMFAPHLNEAEIAGLLREAV, from the coding sequence ATGAATTTTCAGCAATTGCGTTTCGTGCGCGAAGCCGTGCGTCAGAACATGAACCTGACGGAAGTCGCGAACGTGCTGTACACGTCGCAGTCGGGCGTGTCGAAGCAGATCAAGGATCTCGAGGATGAACTGGGCGTCGACATCTTCATCCGGCGCGGCAAGCGGCTCACGGGGCTCACGGAGCCCGGCAAGGCCGTGCACCAGCTGATCGAACGGATGCTGCTGGACGCCGAGAACCTGCGCCGCGTCGCGCGCCAGTTCGCCGACCAGGACAGCGGCCACCTCGTCGTCGCGACGACCCACACACAGGCGCGTTACGCGTTGCCGAAGGTGATCCGGCAGTTCACCGACGTGTTCCCGAAGGTGCATCTCGCGCTGCGCCAGGGCAGCCCGCAGCAGATCGCGCAGATGATCCTGAACGGCGAGGCCGATCTCGGCATCTCGACCGAGGCGCTGGACCGCTATCCGGACATCGTCACGTTCCCGTGCTATTCGTGGCACCACACGGTCGTCGTGCCGAAGGGCCATCCGCTCGTCGGCCGCGAGAACCTGACGCTCGAAGAAATCGCCGAATACCCGATCATCACGTACGACCAGGACTTCACGGGCCGCTCGCACATTGACCAGGCGTTCACGCAGGCCGGCGCCGTGCCCGACGTCGTGTTGACCGCGATCGATGCGGACGTGATCAAGACCTACGTGGAGCTCGGAATGGGGATCGGCGTCGTCGCGGCGATGGCCTTCGATCCGCTGCGCGACACGGGCCTCGTCGCGCTCGACACCCAGCATCTGTTCGAGGCGAGCACCACGCGAGTCGGGCTGCGCAAGGGCGCGTTCCTGCGTGCGTATGCGTATCGGCTGATCGAAATGTTCGCCCCGCACCTGAACGAAGCGGAAATCGCCGGGCTGCTGCGCGAAGCAGTCTGA
- a CDS encoding sulfate/molybdate ABC transporter ATP-binding protein, with translation MGITVRHLQKRFGDFTALDNVSLDFPPGELVALLGPSGCGKTTLLRVIAGLEHADAGQVVLQGLDVASVGARDRQVGFVFQHYALFRHMTVFENVAFGLRVKPRRERPSEAAIRDKVHELLQLVQLDWLAQRYPSELSGGQRQRIALARALAVEPKVLLLDEPFGALDAKVRKELRGWLRRLHDDLHISTIFVTHDQEEALEVADRIVVLNRGHVEQVGSPQDVYDHPQSAFVYEFLGAANRLPGTVAERGFVAAGAAAPIAVDADFAGPANAYVRPHDLQLWPAGDAHRDGIAVDVRRVIPLGGSVRVELEARAGGVLEAELDRDAWRALALQVGDGATAVPRAVRVFPAH, from the coding sequence ATGGGTATCACCGTCCGTCACCTTCAGAAGCGCTTCGGCGATTTCACCGCCCTCGACAACGTGTCGCTCGACTTCCCGCCGGGCGAACTCGTCGCACTGCTCGGGCCGTCCGGCTGCGGCAAGACCACGCTGCTGCGCGTGATCGCGGGCCTCGAGCACGCGGACGCCGGCCAGGTCGTGCTGCAGGGGCTCGACGTCGCGTCGGTCGGCGCGCGCGATCGCCAGGTCGGCTTCGTGTTCCAGCATTACGCGCTGTTCCGCCACATGACGGTATTCGAGAACGTCGCGTTCGGGCTGCGCGTGAAGCCGCGCCGCGAGCGGCCGTCGGAAGCCGCGATCCGCGACAAGGTGCACGAACTGCTGCAGCTCGTGCAGCTCGACTGGCTCGCGCAGCGCTATCCGTCCGAGTTGTCGGGCGGCCAGCGCCAGCGGATCGCGCTGGCCCGCGCGCTCGCGGTCGAGCCCAAGGTGCTGCTACTCGACGAGCCGTTCGGCGCGCTCGACGCGAAGGTGCGCAAGGAGCTGCGTGGCTGGCTGCGGCGCCTGCACGACGACCTGCACATCTCGACGATCTTCGTCACGCACGACCAGGAGGAAGCGCTCGAAGTGGCCGACCGCATCGTCGTGCTGAACCGCGGTCACGTGGAGCAGGTCGGCAGCCCGCAGGACGTCTACGATCATCCGCAAAGCGCGTTCGTCTACGAATTCCTCGGCGCCGCGAACCGGCTGCCGGGCACGGTTGCCGAGCGCGGCTTCGTTGCCGCGGGCGCGGCTGCGCCGATCGCGGTCGACGCCGATTTCGCGGGCCCCGCGAACGCGTACGTGCGGCCGCACGACCTGCAGCTGTGGCCGGCAGGCGACGCGCATCGCGACGGTATCGCGGTGGACGTGCGTCGCGTGATCCCGCTCGGCGGCTCGGTGCGCGTCGAACTCGAGGCGCGCGCGGGCGGCGTGCTCGAGGCGGAACTCGATCGCGACGCGTGGCGTGCGCTCGCGCTGCAGGTCGGCGACGGCGCGACGGCCGTGCCGCGCGCGGTGCGCGTATTTCCCGCACACTGA
- the cysW gene encoding sulfate ABC transporter permease subunit CysW, translating to MSQEATVVLKTPSPAVRATKRLDPVSESRVVRWLLTGIALAFLAFFLVVPLAAVFVEALRKGVGFYLESLADPDAWSAIKLTLTVAVIAVPLNLVFGVCASWAIAKFEFRGKALLTTLIDLPFSVSPVISGLVYVLLFGAQGWLGPWLQDHDVQIIFAVPGIVLATIFVTFPFVARELIPLMQAQGTDEEEAARVLGASGWQIFRRVTLPNVRWGLLYGVILCNARAMGEFGAVSVVSGHIRGVTDTMPLHVEILYNEYNFAAAFAVASVLALLALVTLALKLLAERHLAAELAGARDDVPAHAGPVAAVPSKS from the coding sequence ATGAGCCAGGAGGCCACCGTCGTGCTGAAAACCCCGTCGCCGGCCGTGCGCGCCACGAAACGGCTCGATCCCGTCAGCGAGTCGCGCGTCGTGCGCTGGCTGCTCACGGGCATCGCGCTGGCGTTTCTCGCGTTCTTCCTCGTCGTGCCGCTCGCCGCGGTGTTCGTCGAGGCGCTGCGCAAGGGCGTCGGCTTCTATCTCGAATCGCTCGCCGATCCCGACGCGTGGTCGGCGATCAAGCTGACGCTGACCGTCGCGGTGATCGCGGTGCCGCTGAACCTCGTGTTCGGCGTGTGCGCGTCGTGGGCGATCGCGAAGTTCGAATTCCGCGGCAAGGCGTTGCTGACCACGCTGATCGACCTGCCGTTTTCCGTGTCGCCGGTGATCTCGGGCCTCGTCTACGTGCTGCTGTTCGGCGCACAGGGCTGGCTCGGGCCGTGGCTGCAGGACCACGACGTGCAGATCATCTTCGCGGTGCCCGGCATCGTGCTCGCGACGATCTTCGTCACGTTCCCGTTCGTCGCGCGCGAGCTGATCCCGTTGATGCAGGCGCAGGGCACCGACGAGGAAGAGGCCGCGCGCGTGCTGGGCGCGTCGGGCTGGCAGATCTTCCGGCGTGTGACGCTGCCGAACGTGCGGTGGGGCCTGCTGTACGGCGTGATCCTGTGCAACGCGCGCGCGATGGGCGAGTTCGGCGCGGTGTCGGTCGTATCCGGCCACATTCGCGGCGTGACCGACACGATGCCGCTGCACGTCGAGATCCTGTACAACGAATACAACTTCGCGGCGGCGTTCGCGGTGGCGTCCGTGCTGGCGCTGCTCGCGCTCGTCACGCTCGCGCTGAAGCTGCTCGCCGAGCGTCATCTCGCCGCCGAACTGGCCGGCGCACGCGATGACGTTCCCGCTCATGCCGGCCCCGTCGCCGCCGTTCCGTCGAAATCGTAA